Below is a genomic region from Chloroflexota bacterium.
GCGACCGCCTCGCCGCGCTGCACCCGGACGTCGTCGTCCTCATCGCCGCCGAGCACTGGGCAAATTTCTTTCTCGATAACTTCCCCGCCTTCTGCGTCGGGACCGCCGAGCGATTCGAGGGTCCGCTGGAGGAGTGGCTGCGCGTCGATCGCGTGGAGATCGCCGGCGCGCCGGCGCTCGCCCGCGCCATCGTGGAGGACGCGATCGACGCCGGCATCGAGCCCGCTTGGTCCGAGCGGCTTGCGCTCGACCACGGCTGCATGGTGCCGCTCCACTTCCTCACGCCCCGGATGAACGTCCCCGTCGTGCCCGTCATTCAGAACTGCCTCCAGCCGCCCATGCCTCGCGCCCACCGGTGCTACGCCTTTGGCCGGGCCATCGGCCAGACGATCGAGCGCAGCCACGAGCGCGCCGTCATCGTCGCGAGCGGCGGGCTTTCTCACTGGCCCGGCCACGCCAAGCACGGCACCATCAACATCGAGTGGGACAGCGAGGTCCTCGAGCTGATAACGCACGGGCGCGGTGAGGCGCTGAGCTGCTACACGGACGCGCAGATCGACGAGGGCGGGACGGGCGCGGCGGAGATTCGCAACTGGATCGCGATGCTGGGCGCATTCGGCCCGTCCACGGCCGAGGTGCTGGCGTACCAACCCGTTACCCAGTTCGCGACCGGCTGCGCCGTGGTCCAGCTCCACCGCTGACTCGTCCCTCCGTCGCGGCAGCGCGCTACCCGCCAGTCGGTCACTTGCCATGTCGGTGCTATAGTGGCTCGTCAGCCCCGCGCGCATTCGCCGCGCCGGGCACCACGTCGAGGAGGAGGACGTCATGGCCCAGACCACACGAGCCCTCGGACCGGTCGACCGCGTGCGAGACGTATCATCGAGCGCCGCCGAAGCCTTCACTGCCTTGCGTCGGGCCATCGATGAGGCGGGGCCCCTCGAGGCCAAGTACCGCGAGCTGATCAACCTGGGCGCCTTCGCCACGGCGCGCATCGAGGGCGCCTTCAAAACGCACTGCGGCCGCGCGCTCGACGCCGGCGCCACACCTGAGGAGGTTCGCCAGGCCGCGCTGCTGCCCCTCGCCGCGACGTCGGGCATCGGGCCTGTGGCCGATGCGCTCCGCTGGGCCGAGGAGGTCATCGCCTCCCGTCGCTAACCAGACCACCGAATCGACCGCGAGCGCTCCCGGATTGAACCGGGGGCGCTCGCGCTGGACCTGGACCCGTCGAGGCCCGTAGCCCGCTCAGGAAGGCGGGAAGCCAAACAGGCGCGACGGATTGTCGACGAGGATGCGCTGGCGGGTCGCCGGGTCCGGTGCGATCTCGATCAGCAGGTCGAGGAGGTCACCCTCGTTCGGCGTGCGACCCGGCGTAAAGGTGTTGCCGTGCGGCCAATCCGAGCCCCAGAGCACCCGATCCGGGGCCGCGGCGATCACCGCCTGGGCGAACGGGATCATGTCCCGGAACGGCAGGCCGTCGTCGACGTGCGCCTTCGGGACGGCGCTCAGCTTGTCCAGACTGCAGATCTTCACCCAGAAGCGGTCGTCCTTCAGCAGATCGAGGAGCACGCGAAAAGCCGGCTGGTCCAGCCCCTGCATTGGGCGCACGCGCGCCATGTGGTCGACGACGATCGTGAGGGGGATGGCGCGGATGAACTGCTCGTGCTCCAGAAGGTCGTCGGGGTCGACGTGCAGGTCCAGGATCCAGTCGCGCGCCCGCATGCGTGGGAGCTGCGACGCGATGTCGTCCGGGCTCCCCTCCCGGTCGCCCATGAGGGAGAATCGAGCGCCCATCACGCCCCGCGCGGCAAGCTCGTCGAGCTGGGCGTCGCTGATCGAATCATCGATGTTCGCGATCCCACGCATCGTCCCGGCGGAGCGCGTCACGGCGTTCACGATCGCCCGATTGTCCACGCCGTGGGCGGTGGGTTGCACGACGACGGCTCGGGTGAGCCCGGTGATCTGCTGGACGTTTCGGTAGTGCTCGATGGGCGCTGCCGGCGGCGTGTAGCGGCGGCTCTCCGCATAGGGAAAGACGTCCGGCGGGCCGAACACGTGGATGTGGCTGTCGCAGGCGTTCGCGGGCAAGCGCCAGTGCGGCGGCCGCGTGTTCGGGTCCGGTGGCAGGGCCACCGGGTACGTGCGTTCGGTCGCTTCAGACACGTCGCGCCATCCGAGGCTCCCTCCCTGCAAGAAAAGGACCGCCGCGATTGTAACCCCGCCTCGAGATTCGAGCCTATAATCGCGCAACTGTCCGAGCGAGATGGCCGATGCTCAGCCAAGAGGAGAACGAGCTGCTCACGCGCGTCGGGCCCGGAACGCCGATGGGCAATGTGCTTCGGCGCTACTGGGTTCCGGCCCTCATCTCCGACGAGCTACCGGAGCCGGATTGCGCGCCAATCCGGGTCAAGCTCCTCGGGGAAGAGCTGGTCGCGTTTCGCGACTCCCAGGGCCGTGTGGGGATACTCGGCGCGTATTGTCCTCACCGAGGCGCCTCGCTCTCGTACGGCCGGAACGAGGCCGGTGGCCTTCGATGCATTTACCACGGTTGGAAGTTCGACGTTGCCGGCATGACCCTCGAGACCCCCAACGAGTCCGGGGTTCGCATCTGGGAGGGCAAGAAGCTCGTCGCCGCGTACCCAACGCGCGAGGCGTGCGGCGTGGTCTGGGCGTATCTGGGCCCGCCCGAGAAGACTCCGCCATTCCCCCATTATGAATGGAACGTTCGAACGAACACCTTCGCCAAGAAGGTGCTCATCGAGTGCAACTACCTCCAGAGCATTGAGGGTGGCATCGACTCCTCCCACCTCTCCTGGCTGCACCGACGGACGATCACACCCGAGGAGACCGATCTGGCCGCCCGCGACGCCGCTCCGCGCATCGAGCTGCAGGACATGCCGTACGGCTTCCGCTACGGCGCGCTCCGCCAAGCGGACGCCGGCAAACAGTACGTCCGGATCACGCCGTTCATCATGCCGTGGTACACCATCGTGCCCTTCGTCGCGGACCAGGTCCAGGCGGCGCACGCCTGGGTCCCCATCGACGAC
It encodes:
- a CDS encoding extradiol ring-cleavage dioxygenase: MGEIVGAFGVSHAPAMTARPEAAPPEQIAALRAGFAEARDRLAALHPDVVVLIAAEHWANFFLDNFPAFCVGTAERFEGPLEEWLRVDRVEIAGAPALARAIVEDAIDAGIEPAWSERLALDHGCMVPLHFLTPRMNVPVVPVIQNCLQPPMPRAHRCYAFGRAIGQTIERSHERAVIVASGGLSHWPGHAKHGTINIEWDSEVLELITHGRGEALSCYTDAQIDEGGTGAAEIRNWIAMLGAFGPSTAEVLAYQPVTQFATGCAVVQLHR
- a CDS encoding carboxymuconolactone decarboxylase family protein, coding for MAQTTRALGPVDRVRDVSSSAAEAFTALRRAIDEAGPLEAKYRELINLGAFATARIEGAFKTHCGRALDAGATPEEVRQAALLPLAATSGIGPVADALRWAEEVIASRR
- a CDS encoding amidohydrolase family protein, with protein sequence MSEATERTYPVALPPDPNTRPPHWRLPANACDSHIHVFGPPDVFPYAESRRYTPPAAPIEHYRNVQQITGLTRAVVVQPTAHGVDNRAIVNAVTRSAGTMRGIANIDDSISDAQLDELAARGVMGARFSLMGDREGSPDDIASQLPRMRARDWILDLHVDPDDLLEHEQFIRAIPLTIVVDHMARVRPMQGLDQPAFRVLLDLLKDDRFWVKICSLDKLSAVPKAHVDDGLPFRDMIPFAQAVIAAAPDRVLWGSDWPHGNTFTPGRTPNEGDLLDLLIEIAPDPATRQRILVDNPSRLFGFPPS
- a CDS encoding Rieske 2Fe-2S domain-containing protein, which translates into the protein MLSQEENELLTRVGPGTPMGNVLRRYWVPALISDELPEPDCAPIRVKLLGEELVAFRDSQGRVGILGAYCPHRGASLSYGRNEAGGLRCIYHGWKFDVAGMTLETPNESGVRIWEGKKLVAAYPTREACGVVWAYLGPPEKTPPFPHYEWNVRTNTFAKKVLIECNYLQSIEGGIDSSHLSWLHRRTITPEETDLAARDAAPRIELQDMPYGFRYGALRQADAGKQYVRITPFIMPWYTIVPFVADQVQAAHAWVPIDDTHNWVFTFNFTHADDRPITEGTHPYDMVDRFHKLRTRENGHLQDRAAMRVDSWSGIPKIPDQDAGVQESMTRIFDRSTEHIGQADLAIVHMRALLLASIKAVQNGGDPVGVGSDFPADEIRCVVEVVPADVRWTELGLPAGARAKR